One Actinoplanes missouriensis 431 DNA segment encodes these proteins:
- a CDS encoding acyltransferase family protein: MGENGPVETGPVETGPVETGPVERKRDRYFDLLRVLAIIRVSVFHMFPYALLELAFPSMGVMFALAGSLLANSLDRSPSAITVIRGRLRRLLPAYWVLAAVLVPAMFLYGWEQRPPLWHLVAWIVPFVDPPSSSFGLQAAEVLWYLVTYLWLVALSPIMIWIYRKARLAAIVAPILVLLALSIHPIWPANENYQEVATNILMYASCWMIGFAHRDGSLKRIPGLLVTVLGAALVTGALAWSGAHPDAGGIKEIPVAYAVYNAGFVLFLLRWSPGMTWLTKRRGLDGWVAMINARAVTIYLWNNIAIALCYPVGDALEVWRLGRFFEVGYVTIALVLLVNAVLIFGWVEDLAARKRLRFVPWPAPAAVTGVTAATSKPDLTATVVAPMPLQPVPPRQTRPGAPSGRAAVPAGPGRRPAGPGAPAGPGVPAGSGAPGGPGVSSGPVVVPVGGPPRRR, encoded by the coding sequence ATGGGCGAAAACGGACCGGTCGAGACTGGGCCGGTCGAGACTGGGCCGGTCGAGACGGGGCCGGTCGAGAGAAAGCGCGACCGCTACTTCGATCTCCTGCGCGTGCTGGCGATCATCCGCGTGTCGGTGTTCCACATGTTCCCCTACGCGCTGCTCGAGCTGGCGTTTCCCTCGATGGGCGTGATGTTCGCCCTGGCCGGCTCGCTCTTGGCGAATTCCCTTGATCGCTCGCCCTCGGCGATCACGGTGATTCGCGGACGCCTTCGGCGCCTGCTGCCGGCCTACTGGGTCCTCGCGGCGGTGCTGGTTCCGGCGATGTTCCTGTACGGGTGGGAGCAGCGCCCGCCGCTCTGGCACCTCGTCGCGTGGATCGTGCCGTTCGTCGACCCGCCGTCCAGCAGTTTCGGGCTGCAGGCCGCCGAGGTGCTCTGGTACCTGGTGACATACCTCTGGCTGGTGGCGCTCTCGCCGATCATGATCTGGATCTACCGCAAGGCGCGGCTCGCCGCGATCGTGGCGCCGATCCTCGTGCTGCTGGCGCTGAGCATCCACCCGATCTGGCCGGCGAACGAGAACTACCAGGAGGTGGCGACGAACATCCTGATGTACGCGTCCTGCTGGATGATCGGGTTCGCACATCGGGACGGTTCGCTGAAGAGGATTCCGGGACTGCTGGTCACGGTGCTCGGGGCGGCTCTCGTCACGGGTGCCCTCGCGTGGAGCGGGGCGCACCCGGACGCCGGCGGGATCAAGGAGATCCCGGTGGCGTACGCCGTCTACAACGCCGGTTTCGTGCTGTTCCTGCTGCGCTGGTCGCCGGGCATGACGTGGCTGACGAAGCGGCGCGGCCTCGACGGCTGGGTCGCGATGATCAACGCGCGGGCCGTGACGATCTATCTGTGGAACAACATCGCGATCGCGCTCTGCTACCCGGTCGGCGACGCCCTCGAGGTGTGGCGGCTCGGCAGGTTCTTCGAGGTCGGGTACGTGACGATCGCGCTGGTCCTGCTCGTCAACGCGGTGCTGATCTTCGGCTGGGTGGAGGATCTCGCGGCGCGCAAGAGGTTGCGGTTCGTGCCGTGGCCCGCGCCCGCCGCCGTCACCGGCGTCACGGCGGCGACGTCGAAGCCCGATCTCACCGCGACGGTGGTGGCGCCGATGCCGCTGCAGCCGGTCCCGCCGCGGCAGACCCGGCCGGGTGCGCCGAGTGGGCGTGCCGCGGTGCCGGCAGGACCGGGCAGGCGTCCGGCCGGTCCTGGGGCTCCGGCCGGGCCTGGAGTTCCGGCTGGGTCTGGGGCTCCGGGCGGGCCGGGGGTTTCCAGCGGGCCGGTGGTGGTGCCGGTGGGAGGCCCGCCTCGTCGGCGCTGA
- a CDS encoding Rieske (2Fe-2S) protein, with translation MTISAIEKTVIGSIDDIPLGEGRTFTVEDEMIAVFRLRDGSLRAVSAVCPHKGGPLADGQIDNRVVVCPLHLFSWDLATGCSQSGQPPITVYPVRVDGDLIVLGE, from the coding sequence ATGACTATCTCTGCCATTGAAAAGACGGTTATCGGCTCTATCGACGACATCCCGCTCGGTGAGGGACGCACCTTCACCGTCGAGGACGAAATGATCGCGGTCTTCCGCCTGCGTGACGGCTCCCTGCGCGCGGTGTCGGCGGTCTGCCCCCACAAAGGCGGCCCGCTCGCGGATGGGCAGATCGACAACAGGGTCGTCGTCTGCCCGCTCCACCTGTTCTCCTGGGACCTCGCCACCGGGTGTTCCCAGTCCGGCCAGCCCCCGATCACCGTCTACCCGGTCCGGGTGGATGGCGATCTGATCGTTCTGGGAGAATAA
- a CDS encoding nitrate/nitrite transporter — MTLLSERPEVKASLKGRWIDDWRPEDREFWDNGGSAIAKRNLIISIFSEHIGFSVWTLWSVLVLFLGPAYGIDPAQKFLLTAVPALVGAGLRIPYTFAVAKFGGRNWTVISASLLLIPSIAAAFLIKPGVSFETLLLLGALAGVGGGNFASSMANINAFYPDRLKGWALGINAGGGNLGVAVAQLVGLVVLATFGADSPGIVAGIYIPFIVIAAVASALWMDNLSQARNEKHGMRDAARETHTWIMSLLYIGTFGSFIGFGFAFGQVLQVQFAEQFNTPIKAAYLTFLGPLLGSLIRPLGGALADRLGGARVTFVNFIAMAIGASIVLVAAQQRSLPLYLVGFISLFILSGLGNGSTYKMIPAIFRQKYAGDEHQSRRISGAVIGIAGAIGAVGGVLVNLAFRQSFLTYKDADAAYIAFIAFYALCVLVTWAVYLRPSARTKIAV, encoded by the coding sequence ATGACGCTTTTGTCGGAAAGGCCGGAAGTCAAGGCCTCTCTCAAGGGTCGCTGGATCGACGACTGGCGTCCCGAGGACCGCGAGTTCTGGGACAACGGCGGCTCGGCGATCGCCAAGCGCAACCTGATCATCTCGATCTTCTCCGAGCACATCGGCTTCTCGGTATGGACGCTGTGGTCCGTGCTGGTGCTGTTCCTCGGACCCGCCTACGGCATCGACCCGGCACAGAAGTTCCTGCTCACCGCGGTTCCGGCCCTGGTCGGCGCGGGACTGCGGATCCCGTACACGTTCGCGGTGGCGAAGTTCGGCGGCCGCAACTGGACGGTGATCAGCGCCTCGCTGCTGCTCATTCCCTCGATCGCGGCGGCCTTCCTGATCAAGCCGGGTGTCTCGTTCGAGACGCTCCTGCTGCTCGGTGCGCTGGCCGGCGTCGGCGGCGGCAACTTCGCCTCCTCGATGGCGAACATCAACGCGTTCTACCCGGACCGGCTCAAGGGCTGGGCGCTCGGTATCAACGCCGGCGGCGGCAACCTCGGCGTCGCGGTCGCCCAGCTGGTCGGCCTCGTCGTCCTGGCGACCTTCGGAGCGGACAGCCCCGGCATCGTGGCCGGCATCTACATCCCGTTCATCGTGATCGCCGCGGTCGCCTCGGCGCTCTGGATGGACAACCTCTCCCAGGCCCGCAACGAGAAGCACGGGATGCGCGACGCCGCCCGGGAGACGCACACCTGGATCATGTCGCTGCTCTACATCGGCACGTTCGGCTCGTTCATCGGCTTCGGCTTCGCGTTCGGCCAGGTGCTGCAGGTGCAGTTCGCCGAGCAGTTCAACACCCCGATCAAGGCCGCGTACCTGACGTTCCTCGGCCCGCTGCTCGGCTCGCTGATCCGCCCGCTCGGCGGCGCTCTCGCCGACCGTCTCGGTGGCGCCCGCGTCACGTTCGTCAACTTCATCGCGATGGCGATCGGCGCCTCGATCGTGCTGGTCGCGGCGCAGCAGCGATCCCTGCCGCTCTACCTGGTCGGATTCATCTCGCTCTTCATCCTCAGCGGCCTCGGCAACGGGTCCACGTACAAGATGATCCCGGCGATCTTCCGCCAGAAGTACGCCGGCGACGAGCATCAGAGCCGCCGCATCTCCGGGGCGGTCATCGGCATCGCCGGCGCGATCGGCGCGGTCGGTGGCGTGCTGGTCAACCTCGCGTTCCGCCAGTCCTTCCTCACCTACAAGGACGCCGACGCCGCGTACATCGCGTTCATCGCCTTCTACGCCCTCTGTGTCCTGGTCACCTGGGCGGTCTACCTCCGCCCGTCGGCACGCACGAAGATCGCCGTCTGA
- a CDS encoding uroporphyrinogen-III synthase, with translation MTEGALAGFTVAVTAERRRSEMAALLERRGARVVSAPAITIIPLVDDDALRAATEACIGLEPHLVVATTGFGFRGWLEAAEGWGLAEPLRAAMRNAKIIARGPKPCGAIRAAGLTEDWAAKTEASEEVLERLLSDGVAGRRIVVQEHGEPQTEFVDALRNAGAAVVEVPVYRWAMPPDVAPVRRMAEQVAAGQIDAVTFTSAPAVKAFLRIAQDANADVGAAFASSTLAACVGPVTAAPLVERDIPVITPERYRLGALIKTVTDELPRRAVRLRVAGSTLEVRGHAVLIDDAFHALAPAAMAILVSLARRPGVVVSKEQLADALPRGNDGHAVDVAVARLRAALGSGKHIETVIKRGYRLRVDEAA, from the coding sequence ATGACCGAGGGCGCACTGGCGGGCTTCACCGTGGCGGTGACCGCGGAACGACGCCGGAGCGAGATGGCGGCTCTGCTGGAACGGCGCGGCGCACGTGTGGTGAGCGCACCGGCGATCACCATCATCCCGCTGGTCGACGACGACGCGTTGCGGGCGGCGACCGAGGCGTGCATCGGCCTGGAGCCGCATCTCGTGGTGGCGACGACCGGGTTCGGGTTCCGTGGGTGGCTGGAGGCGGCCGAGGGCTGGGGCCTGGCGGAGCCGCTGCGGGCGGCGATGCGGAACGCGAAGATCATCGCGCGCGGGCCGAAGCCGTGTGGCGCGATCCGGGCGGCGGGGCTCACCGAGGACTGGGCGGCCAAGACCGAGGCGTCCGAGGAAGTGCTGGAACGGTTGCTCAGCGACGGTGTGGCCGGCCGGCGGATCGTGGTGCAGGAGCACGGTGAGCCGCAGACCGAGTTCGTCGACGCGCTGCGTAACGCCGGCGCGGCGGTGGTCGAGGTGCCGGTCTACCGCTGGGCGATGCCGCCGGACGTGGCGCCGGTGCGCCGGATGGCCGAGCAGGTGGCGGCCGGGCAGATCGACGCGGTGACGTTCACCAGCGCGCCGGCGGTGAAGGCGTTCCTGCGGATCGCGCAGGACGCGAACGCCGACGTGGGCGCCGCGTTCGCGAGCTCGACGCTCGCCGCCTGCGTCGGGCCGGTCACGGCCGCGCCGCTCGTCGAGCGGGACATCCCGGTGATCACCCCGGAGCGGTACCGGCTGGGCGCGCTGATCAAGACGGTCACCGACGAGTTGCCCCGGCGGGCGGTCCGGCTGCGGGTGGCGGGTTCCACCCTGGAGGTACGGGGTCACGCGGTCCTGATCGACGACGCCTTCCACGCCCTGGCGCCCGCCGCGATGGCGATCCTGGTGTCGCTGGCCCGGCGGCCCGGCGTCGTGGTGTCGAAGGAGCAGCTGGCCGACGCGCTGCCGCGGGGCAACGACGGGCACGCGGTGGACGTGGCGGTGGCCCGGCTGCGGGCGGCGCTCGGCTCCGGCAAACACATCGAGACCGTGATCAAGCGCGGCTACCGGCTGCGCGTCGACGAAGCGGCGTAA
- the nirB gene encoding nitrite reductase large subunit NirB: MTQRLVVIGNGMAGARTVEEILARNGDFTVTMFGDEPYGNYNRIMLSNLLAGVETEEGIFLNDLSWYQENGITLNAGVKIARIDKDSKIVIAEDGSATPYDKLIIATGSYSWTPPMKNVHNPKRGYHQGVFAFRTLDDTRGMIRYARDHERAVVIGGGLLGLEAARGLQNHVSHVTLLHAMGHLMERQLDPKAGAMLQASVEGKLGIEVVTNAMTTEILGKDRVTGVKLADGRVIDCDVVVIAAGIRPNTEMVANSGLPVERGIVVDDQMRVEGEQDIYSVGECAQHRGNLYGLVAPLWDQAKVLADHITGTTEVAYTGSKLHTKLKVAGIDVASMGLIAPEHDTDEVVVYNEPKKGVYKQLIIRDDVLVGAVLVGDNSKAASLIQAFDRGTPLPEERAGLIFDLGGAVEESAEDMPDDAQVCNCNGVSKGAICGAVADGCKTVSGVMDKTRAGKGCGTCKPLVQRIVEWANGGAAEEDPAASWYVPGVPMPKPELMAAIRKYELKSVSSVFDTLVPGAQHDAKSKMGLASLLKMMWADEYVDERDARFINDRVHGNIQRDGTFSVVPQMKGGVTTPAQLRKIAEVAEKYDVPMVKLTGGQRIDLLGVPKEKLPAMWADLDMPSGYAYAKSFRTVKTCVGSDFCRFGVGDSTALGIALEERYQGLEGPGKMKLAVTGCPRNCAEAYVKDLGVVAIDGGRWEIYVGGAAGAHIRKGDLLTTVDSPEEVIRLTGRFLQYYRENANWLERTYSFVPRIGVDRIREIVVEDSDGIAAALDAAVEEAVQAYKDPWKERAEPATPGQFRTSLPLTVLPQVPVRS, from the coding sequence ATGACTCAGCGACTTGTCGTCATCGGCAACGGCATGGCGGGCGCGCGGACGGTCGAGGAGATCCTCGCCCGGAACGGCGACTTCACCGTGACGATGTTCGGTGACGAGCCGTACGGCAACTACAACCGGATCATGCTCTCCAACCTCCTCGCGGGGGTGGAGACCGAGGAGGGCATCTTCCTCAACGACCTCTCCTGGTACCAGGAGAACGGGATCACCCTGAACGCCGGGGTGAAGATCGCGAGAATCGACAAAGATTCCAAGATCGTCATTGCGGAAGACGGCAGCGCAACCCCCTACGACAAGCTGATCATCGCGACCGGCAGCTATTCGTGGACGCCGCCGATGAAGAACGTGCACAACCCGAAGCGCGGCTACCACCAGGGCGTCTTCGCGTTCCGCACGCTCGACGACACCCGCGGCATGATCCGTTATGCCCGGGACCACGAGCGCGCCGTGGTGATCGGCGGCGGCCTGCTCGGCCTGGAGGCGGCCCGCGGCCTGCAGAACCACGTCAGCCACGTGACCCTGCTGCACGCCATGGGCCACCTGATGGAGCGGCAGCTCGACCCGAAGGCCGGGGCGATGCTGCAGGCCAGCGTCGAGGGCAAGCTCGGTATCGAGGTGGTCACCAACGCGATGACCACCGAGATCCTCGGCAAGGACCGGGTCACCGGGGTGAAGCTCGCCGACGGCCGGGTCATCGACTGCGACGTGGTGGTGATCGCCGCCGGCATCCGGCCGAACACCGAGATGGTGGCGAACAGCGGCCTGCCGGTCGAGCGTGGCATCGTGGTCGACGACCAGATGCGGGTCGAGGGCGAGCAGGACATCTACTCGGTCGGGGAGTGCGCCCAGCACCGCGGCAACCTCTACGGCCTGGTCGCGCCGCTGTGGGACCAGGCGAAGGTGCTGGCCGACCACATCACCGGTACGACCGAGGTGGCGTACACCGGCTCGAAGCTGCACACCAAGCTGAAGGTCGCCGGCATCGACGTCGCCTCGATGGGCCTGATCGCCCCGGAGCACGACACCGACGAGGTGGTCGTCTACAACGAGCCCAAGAAGGGCGTCTACAAGCAACTGATCATTCGCGACGACGTGCTGGTCGGCGCGGTGCTGGTCGGCGACAACAGCAAGGCGGCGTCGCTGATCCAGGCGTTCGACCGGGGGACCCCGCTGCCCGAGGAACGCGCCGGGCTGATCTTCGACCTCGGCGGCGCGGTCGAGGAGTCCGCCGAGGACATGCCCGACGACGCGCAGGTCTGCAACTGCAACGGCGTCAGCAAGGGCGCGATCTGCGGCGCCGTCGCGGACGGCTGCAAGACCGTCAGCGGCGTGATGGACAAGACCCGGGCCGGCAAGGGCTGCGGCACCTGCAAGCCGCTGGTCCAGCGGATCGTCGAATGGGCCAACGGTGGCGCGGCCGAGGAGGACCCGGCGGCGTCCTGGTACGTCCCCGGCGTCCCGATGCCGAAGCCGGAGCTGATGGCGGCGATCCGCAAGTACGAGCTGAAGAGCGTCTCCAGCGTCTTCGACACGCTCGTTCCGGGCGCCCAGCACGACGCGAAGAGCAAGATGGGCCTCGCCTCCCTGCTCAAGATGATGTGGGCCGACGAGTACGTCGACGAGCGCGACGCCCGGTTCATCAACGACCGGGTGCACGGCAACATCCAGCGCGACGGCACGTTCTCGGTGGTCCCGCAGATGAAGGGCGGCGTCACCACCCCGGCCCAGCTCCGCAAGATCGCCGAGGTGGCCGAGAAGTACGACGTGCCGATGGTGAAACTCACCGGCGGCCAGCGGATCGACCTGCTCGGCGTGCCGAAGGAGAAGCTGCCGGCCATGTGGGCGGACCTGGACATGCCGTCCGGCTACGCGTACGCGAAGAGCTTCCGCACCGTGAAGACGTGTGTCGGCTCGGACTTCTGCCGGTTCGGCGTCGGCGACTCGACCGCGCTGGGCATCGCCCTCGAGGAGCGGTACCAGGGTCTGGAGGGCCCCGGCAAGATGAAACTCGCGGTCACCGGATGCCCGCGGAACTGCGCCGAGGCGTACGTGAAGGACCTGGGTGTCGTCGCGATCGACGGCGGCAGGTGGGAGATCTACGTCGGCGGCGCGGCCGGCGCCCACATCCGCAAGGGTGACCTGCTCACCACGGTGGACTCGCCGGAAGAGGTGATCCGCCTGACCGGCCGGTTCCTGCAGTACTACCGGGAGAACGCCAACTGGCTGGAGCGGACGTACTCGTTCGTGCCGCGGATCGGCGTCGACCGGATCCGGGAGATCGTCGTCGAGGACTCCGACGGGATCGCCGCCGCCTTGGACGCCGCCGTCGAGGAAGCCGTGCAGGCCTACAAGGACCCCTGGAAGGAGCGAGCCGAGCCGGCCACGCCCGGCCAGTTCCGTACCTCCCTCCCCCTGACCGTTCTCCCTCAGGTTCCGGTGCGCTCATGA
- a CDS encoding TetR family transcriptional regulator — protein MNSATPPVNPPSKRGDGRRGRWDNHREQRRAELTTAAIEAIRLHGPDIGMEAIAAHAGVSKPVLYRYFADKSELWLAVGQQAGEIILEAMVPAVAGLREDRAIVAAVIDVYLAQIEGDLNLYRFVVHQPDIARHRDVVADVMDTVASGLARIFGDRLRARGLDSGAALPWAYGVVGYVQSVGDWWLRQQQPISREALCEYLTTFLWGGIAGMQRAADLPGGLAAHQWTEAE, from the coding sequence ATGAACTCGGCCACACCACCCGTCAATCCCCCATCGAAGCGTGGCGATGGCCGTCGCGGTCGCTGGGACAACCATCGCGAGCAACGCCGGGCCGAGCTGACCACCGCGGCGATCGAGGCGATCCGGCTGCACGGGCCGGACATCGGCATGGAGGCCATCGCCGCGCACGCCGGGGTCAGCAAGCCGGTGCTCTACCGGTACTTCGCCGACAAATCGGAGCTGTGGCTCGCGGTCGGCCAGCAGGCCGGTGAGATCATCCTGGAGGCGATGGTCCCGGCCGTCGCCGGTCTCCGGGAGGACCGGGCGATCGTCGCCGCGGTCATCGACGTCTATCTGGCGCAGATCGAGGGCGACCTGAACCTGTACCGGTTCGTCGTGCACCAGCCGGACATCGCCCGGCACCGTGACGTGGTCGCCGACGTGATGGACACCGTGGCCAGCGGCCTCGCCCGGATCTTCGGCGACCGGCTGCGTGCTCGCGGGCTCGACTCGGGCGCCGCGCTCCCGTGGGCTTACGGGGTGGTCGGCTACGTCCAGTCGGTCGGTGACTGGTGGCTGCGGCAGCAGCAGCCGATCAGCCGGGAGGCGCTCTGCGAGTACTTGACGACGTTCCTCTGGGGCGGCATCGCCGGCATGCAACGCGCCGCCGATCTACCCGGTGGACTGGCCGCACACCAGTGGACGGAGGCCGAGTGA
- a CDS encoding AurF N-oxygenase family protein, with amino-acid sequence MTTVTPPDRDRTATRLLRSSAEHSYDPEVEIDWDAPFVPGKFFVPPHRSSLYGTALWDRMTEEQRIELTKHEVASIAGLGVWFETILMQLLIRDYFKQDPTAAHAQYALTEIGDECRHSVMFGRMIARLGAPVYQPDGFNQWLGKWIAHTGSGPRMFAAILIAEEILDTLQREAMADENVQPLVRMVSRIHVVEEARHVRYAREELARQIRLAGKGRLAFDKLVIGRAAYLTGTRLVDPRVYRAVGIEPEEGRRAARANPYFRETMRWAGERVVTYLDDLGLIGGPGAALWRASGLLAR; translated from the coding sequence ATGACCACCGTGACTCCGCCCGACCGCGATCGCACCGCCACCCGGCTGCTCCGCTCGTCCGCGGAGCACTCCTACGACCCCGAGGTCGAGATCGACTGGGACGCGCCGTTCGTGCCCGGCAAGTTCTTCGTGCCGCCGCACCGGTCCAGCCTCTACGGGACGGCGCTCTGGGACCGGATGACCGAGGAGCAGCGCATCGAGCTCACCAAACACGAGGTCGCGAGCATCGCCGGCCTCGGCGTCTGGTTCGAGACGATCCTCATGCAGCTGCTCATCCGCGACTACTTCAAACAGGACCCGACCGCGGCCCACGCGCAGTACGCGCTCACCGAGATCGGCGACGAGTGCCGTCACTCGGTGATGTTCGGCCGGATGATCGCCCGCCTGGGCGCCCCGGTCTACCAGCCGGACGGCTTCAACCAGTGGCTCGGCAAGTGGATCGCACACACCGGCAGCGGCCCGCGCATGTTCGCCGCCATCCTGATCGCCGAGGAGATCCTCGACACCCTGCAGCGCGAGGCGATGGCCGACGAGAACGTGCAGCCTCTGGTGCGGATGGTGTCCCGCATTCACGTCGTCGAAGAGGCACGGCACGTCCGGTACGCCCGGGAGGAACTCGCCCGCCAGATCCGGCTGGCCGGAAAGGGCCGTCTCGCGTTCGACAAGCTGGTGATCGGCCGGGCCGCGTATCTGACCGGCACCCGGCTGGTCGACCCGCGCGTCTACCGGGCCGTCGGCATCGAGCCGGAGGAGGGGCGGCGGGCGGCTCGTGCCAACCCGTACTTCCGGGAGACCATGCGATGGGCCGGCGAGCGCGTGGTGACGTACCTTGATGATCTTGGTCTGATCGGTGGGCCGGGGGCGGCACTCTGGCGTGCCTCGGGGCTGCTCGCGCGCTGA
- a CDS encoding sirohydrochlorin chelatase: protein MTETLIAVAHGTRSPSGRRQIEDLARAVARRRPGLDVRLCYVDVQEPKVPDVVAAARSNGENAVVVPLLLSCGYHVRVDIAEAVAGTGFPVAGPLGPDAILLDSMARTLPDADAVVLAAAGSSDPLWRADVENVAARLNAEIGYTSGSGPRVADVVARLRQDGARTVGVAAYLLADGLFYRSLHGSGADAVTPPLCHDAAVVDLILRRCDEARTGARLTTLAGAL, encoded by the coding sequence GTGACCGAAACACTCATCGCTGTCGCCCACGGCACCCGTTCGCCCTCGGGGCGGCGGCAGATCGAGGATCTGGCCCGTGCGGTGGCGCGGCGCCGGCCCGGCCTCGACGTCCGGCTCTGCTACGTCGACGTGCAGGAACCCAAGGTGCCCGATGTCGTCGCGGCGGCGAGGAGCAACGGCGAGAACGCCGTCGTCGTCCCCCTGCTGCTCTCCTGCGGATACCACGTCCGGGTGGACATCGCGGAGGCCGTCGCGGGGACGGGTTTCCCGGTGGCCGGCCCGCTCGGACCGGATGCGATCCTGCTGGACAGCATGGCGCGCACCCTGCCGGATGCCGACGCGGTGGTTCTCGCGGCGGCCGGCTCCTCGGATCCGCTGTGGCGTGCCGATGTGGAGAACGTCGCGGCCCGGCTGAACGCGGAGATCGGTTACACGTCGGGGAGCGGGCCGCGTGTGGCGGACGTCGTCGCGCGGCTGCGGCAGGACGGCGCGAGGACGGTCGGCGTCGCCGCCTACCTGCTCGCGGACGGGCTGTTCTACCGCTCTCTGCACGGCTCGGGGGCGGATGCGGTGACGCCGCCGCTGTGCCACGACGCGGCGGTCGTCGATCTGATCCTGCGGCGCTGCGATGAGGCGAGGACGGGCGCGCGGCTCACAACGCTGGCCGGAGCGTTGTAG